The segment AAGCCCTACATTGAGTTGCACTGATGATCACATTAGTCTTAGTAATCAGTCTCTTCCCGGTTGGTGCTGAAAGGCAGTGTGAACAGCCTCACGTTACCCCTGAGAGCATTAAGGTAACACAGAACCCTGGCAGCCCATTCAGCTTCTCCCTCTGCCTAATCAAAGCCATTCATTCTCCGCCGACAGCGGGGTCTACACCGAGACTGATTGTTTAGTATGCTTTCGACATGACCGATAATTCCCTCCTGTCACCAAGATCCAAGATTCAAGCACCACAGTCATCACCTGATGGAACAGACCATAAACGCCGGATGGATACAAAGAGTTCATGATGACAAATGAAAGCACCGTCCACATTTCTGCAGCTTCAGTGATCCATTACAGGAATCTTATAAAGAAGGATTTTACTGCCATTAACTGTTGTAGTGGTGACAAAGCACTTTTCGGCTAGTAGAACGAGGCTCTGTTTAAGTTATAGGAGCGGAAGATTCCTGCAGAGAGCCGATCTTGAAGCCGAGGCGAGCTGCAGGGGTTATTCTTTAAATTTCTCCATCCCACGAGTAATGCATCAGGgtttgataaggtgaaaaaaaggcTTTATTAGAAAACCCTCAATCTCCTCCAGGCGGTGTCCGAGGCCTCCATGCTTTCACAGGGTCATGCTTTTACTTCAACACTGAAGAGAGGCTGTGGTTGGAGATTATGCGTGTATGGAACATTGGTCTTTGGGAAAAGACAGACGATTCAGTGGGGTCTCTCAGTGGAGAACTGTGGCGTAACGTACAACCCACTCAGACCTTTTGTTTCCTGTTGACGACATggtttgaaaatgaaaacaattgttttcatccatatagtgcttttaacactAAACATTATCACAAAACAGCTTTAGAGACATCCAGAGtaagatttagatccctaatgaggaaaaaagaaaaagatgatCACCCTGAgaagacatgaggaagaaaccagactcaaaccTGTCCTCTTCTGGGTCCTAAGTGTTGATCAGTATGAGTAGATTGTGAATAAGGGTCCTGGGATAAGCACAGGATAGTGTTTATGATCACAGCAGAAGTCTATAGCAGGGCTGGGCAAAAACAACATAATATTGATATTTTGATCAATTCTATCACGTCACTTTTCTTAGATGTCACAGTTATCATGATATTGTTCtgatttcttttcttaaatAATTACAATCCGATTGGACATTGCCAAACGGATCTTTAGCGTATTTCGATTTTAATTTCCTCTTTTGTAGCGTTAAGTAATTCAATAAATCAATATTTTCAGTCATTAAATAAAAGTGTCGATAAAACCATGCCGTTTTCTGTTATTTATAATGCAACCTGACTGTTTTGCTTCTTACCAAACCTATATCTCATGCCACATATCACCTAGCgtagaaatgtcttcaagtGTTGCGCTATGATGTTTTTCCCGAATCACTCACCCCTAAATTACAGTCATATGCTGCCTCACGGCTAAAGGGGCCCTGATTCGAACCCGAGCCTGCCGGTTTCCTCGAACATCCTAAAAAGATAGcagtaggtgaattggctgTGTTCAACTGCCCTCAGGTgtcaatgagtgtgtgtgtgtatggtgccccACATTGCGCTtcatgttcctgggataggctctgcaTCCACCAGGACCCTTAACCAGGACTAAGCAGTACTGAAGATAAATGTATTGAAAacgttttaaaatgtaaaagctaTGGAAGCTGAGAGAgacagtaaaatatatatatatatatatatatatatatatatatatatatatatatatatatatatatatatatatatatatatatatataaacgacTGTTTAACATCTTGAACAAAGCTCAACTTCTTATTTGGAGGTTAAATGGGGCTAATCCTGGTTTTTGCCCTTTAATTGGGCAGTAAGTGAAAAGAGGTCTGTTGGGGATTTATTCATATAGGCTTGTCATGCTGGCACGTTTCCTGCACCAATAAAAGCTGcgtatgaaatgaaatgagggaagaaggaaaacagaaacgAGCCTCAGACTTTAAGCAATTTACTTTATATGGTTTGCTTTACAAAATTTACTATATACCGTACACAATTTCCTCCCACAGTTGGTATAATCTAAAAATGTGACTTTCATTCAGTGACAGTACAAACTAGATGTATTTACAGCGCGAGTACTCATACAgtcaacataaaacataaaaaaaaaacagaaaacatacgAGTGaccactctctcatacacactgcacactaccgGCCGCCACTACAGTTAAAGAGGTAGCTTCCATGGTTAGACGATGCATCCCATTCTCGATTATACAAATAATTTACAACACTCACAGACGGACGTAAAGACAGAATCACAACAGACACACTCAAACATCTGGAATTTGTTAGTGACATTAACTGCTACCTCATTTAAGAGAAAGATCAGCTGGTGGAAGCTTATTTGACTAACACGACAATATAAATTAAACTCAGCTTAGATGCAGACGTGcttaggaaagaaaaaaaaaaataacaaaaagccTGGATGAAGGTAGTCATTCTGCAAGAGTGCAAAGTGAAAGTGACGTGGAAAGGTTTCTGTTCACTGAAAATTCCTGCGTGTGAATTCTCACTGACATTTACATAAGCTTAAGACAACAGTTCATGACAACACCTTAAAACTTCAGGATCAgggagaaaacaaaagaataaagtcgatatactgtacatgtttgcTCTTTGGACCGGTTAGTGGTGGAAGTAAGTACGTTGTTTATAAGAGTGTAGTCGTTACGCCAGTATAAATATAATCTAGTTCTTTGGGgatagagggagggaaggaaatgtcatgtcatgtcatttgACAGCCATCAGAACTGCTCATGCTCGGAAGCATCAAGGCCATGGTGACCTTAGTGTTATCAGCCCCTGATTTATAAAGATCCCAAATAGAGTAAAGAGATAAACCGCTCATTTAGTTAGTGGGTGTTTTTTGGGCAATTTACAAATAATTGTGTAAATTACATTAGGTGTAAAGTACGTGGAGGTTTTGGCATGTGCTAACTGTTCTGGTAGTGAGTTTGGATTACAACtcacggatatcaaacaattgcaaacacaacacaggtttatcaaaaaaaaaaaaaaaaaaatatatatatatatatatatatatatatatatatatatatatatattttatttatttttttaaatataggtgaacaataaatattggcacctctatgaattcatatgagaaaaatatatttgaagtatattcccattgattgtttacattttatttagcacacctgggtgactaggaatagGAAATTGTTCATCcaggacttcctgtttcagaggggtataaatatgaggtaagacataggccaaattccccttcataacaatgggtaagaccaaggaatatagctgtgatgtgcggcaaaaggttgttgagcttcacaaaatggggcgtggctataagaaaatagcacaagcattgaaaatgtcattttccaccatcagggcaactggaaatgttatgaatcagcctggaagaggatgtgtgtctatattgtctcaacgcaccgtgttaaatatggtggtggctctttaatatttttgggctgtttttctgccagaagacctggacattttgttaggatacatggcatcatggactctatcaaatatcaacagatattaaatgaaaacctgactgcctctgccagaaagtttaaaatgggCCGTAGTTGGATCttgatgatccaaaacatacatcaaaatcaacacaaacatgctttactgaccacaaaatcaaggtcctgccatggccatcccagtcccctgacctgaaccccacagaaaacctgtggggtgaactgaagaggagaatccaccagcgtggaccttgaaatgtgaaggatctggagagattctgtatggaggaacggtctcagatccctcgccatgtattctccaacctcaggcattataggagaagactcagagctgttatcttggcaaagggaggtagtaactgttgcacacctataaaaaagattttttttttgataaacctatgCTCTGTTTgcgattgtttgatatccatgagagcagagcattttgtgaatttttttaacaaatgatcaaaagattaaacaataaagacaatttttcacagccttgtttgctcatatttaccaagggtgccaatactagtggagggcactgtatcatggttATAGTACAGCTTTCTGTACACACACGTTTATtcagcatttatggaaggagtcttcagtgtcagggCTGTTAAGCAGCATAAGCTGTGTTTTTTCatcttattaatttattaacagGAAATAACAGGGCTGTACGGCTTGTCGGGATGGGCggtatgacaaaaatatcatatcatgatacttgaggacatttctacgatatgTGATGcatatcacgatatataatttataattaatttagctaacaaactgtctgcaaaacagtagtaaaatcaATTTTAACAAAACCcattaaactgagtttgatgaTAATTTTCTTTAATCTTTAATGATATTTAATGCCTATAAAGACAAAgaagtttaatatatatatatatatatatatatatatatatatatatatataaatcaatgGCATCCATTCAGTGCCGTTTtatttgtaatgattaaaaatgtaaaaaaagaaaaaaagaaaagtgtatcgcataatcatttatcatgatatcgatattatCGACATATCATCCAGACCTACGTGTATGTTCCacaactgtaaatgtaaacaactaaaaaaaagatGGTTCAAATGATGACGTGtcgtaaaataaacaaatttaatcGTTGATCGATTTCTGTtggataagaggaataaaacacttctagGCATGCTGTatcagaaaataatccacgtCCGTCATTCCGTcggtgattattttccgataacagcacgtcctgtagtattttattcctcatcAGACTGTAGAATGTAGAAATTCACATCATCTACAAAGCTGATTAAATATGATGTTTAACCTTTCGGTAAATCAGTTTCTAAGTGATGAGCGAATGCCGCACAGGAACAAAGGTCCAAACATGTGTCGTATACAGTACCGTAACTGCTGAATTATTTACACCATTCTATAATTGAAACAATTTTACATACTGTTTATAAATTAGGGCACTACGAGTGTGATAAAGCCATTGCTAATGTCAAAACGTTACGGCTGAGAGAGCGCGCCGAACATAACTGGATTCCACGTCCAATCTTCTGTGCCTTCAAACCACTATTTCACCCCGAAGGCTTCTGCGCAGCTGTCGAAGCACAAGATGGACTGAACAGTGTGAAGGGAATGGCTGCTGGCCAGTGCTAAATATTAGCAGAATTTCCAAGAAAAGAGGCAGTAAAAATAGACTCACTCTTTAAAAAGTTTCTGTTATGTTACATTCTCCTTGACTAACACATACACGAAATGCAGCTACGTGGGAAAAGGTCCCACACTTCCTCCGTCACACGCTGAGGTCAATAGAACAAGGAATGCCAACAGTGAAGAACAAAATCAAGACAAAAATATTCTCAGCTTAGAGACATTTATCCCTGCTTAACAAAAATCTTTGCAAACTGAAGTTGTGTTCTGGGGAAGAGTGAGAGGCGGGCAGTAGCGCTCGGGTTTTGTATTCTTTAAGGATTAAGGAAGTCAGTCAGCTCGCTGCAGTCGTGCAGACATGAAGAAAAAGCAGAAAGCAAATCAGGTCCTGCTGACATTTGGCTCAGTGAGTCTGTCTCGTATTGTCAGtttcccttttttatttactgacgAGGCTTCAGCATCGTTtcacatgcgtgcacacacacacacacacctacacacgcacacacacacacacacacacacactgatgtgtCTGAAAATAAAAGTGCTTCCTGACCAGTCAAACGTCTCTGGCTCCAGGGTGTCTCAAATTGCCCACTGTTCCCTGCAtaatgtgcttgtgtgtgccATGTGAGCAGACACTCTGTAGTGAATGAGCAAAGGTGTGAacatgcgagtgtgtgtgtgtgtgtgtgtttgcagtgacTCATTCTCAGTCTTTAACGCTGGGCACGTTGTAAGAGTAATGCACTAAAGGTAAGCCGCGACTCTGGCAGAAACACGCACGTCCGCACGCCTGTGCCTGCTCCGAGCTGTCCGATACGAACGAGTCGCCCTCGTCTGCATATTCCGAGTGCGCTGACAGAGTGCCGCAGTCGGCCCAGTCGCCCTCGGAACGCGAGCACGGAACCTCGCCCGCTGGTAGCGCCGGGCAACTGTGCCACCTCACTAAATGTCTGCATGTgcaggaggaagaggacgaTGAGGATGCGGATGATGAAGATGCTCGGGCTAGAAGAGCTGCTTCGCAGCGTTCGCACATGCCACATTCGTAGCCCAGTTCACTCGAGACTCCGCCTTCACCTGTTCCCGTGATGCCTGCTGAACTGGTCCTGATGGCTTTCCCACCTCTCCCAAGTCTGATCCGCCCCCTTAGGCGGAGCCAGTCGTGCCGGAAGGCAGGGCTGAAGCAGACGTACAGCACTGGGTTTAGGCAAGCAGACAGAGGAAAGAAGATCAGCGTAACTGATTTTGCCATGTCCGGGCTTCCGGCTGCAGTACCCGTTCCCGTCAGCAGTGGGGCGAAAGAGAAGGCTGCCACAGGGCAGAAGAAGATGCAGTTAGTAAAAATAAGCCACGCAACATGCCGCACAGAACCTGCTTGCTCTGGATCAGCAAGCTGTGCCCGGCCCAGACCACAGTAGAGCCTTGTGTAGATCACTGCGCTCAACAGGTATGCGAGGGTGTTCAGCAGCACCAGCGCCACTGTCACGCCCAACCCAGGTGCCAAACCTCCAGAGAACGGCAGGCACAGCGGAGAACCCTCTACTGCTCCTTGATACAGGCTTAAAAACGCCACCCCAGCTGCCAATACACCCATAAGTCCTGCAGCCAGTCCAAACTTCCTTCTCTGACCCCTCCGGTCACAGCTCCTCAGCGCTCCCCCTTTACCCATCAGTGCCCGGACAGCCAGGCTGCGCTCCACAGCAGCTAGAGGCAACACCAGAACGGCCCACTCGGACGAGAACACGGCCAGCACGCTGAGTGCCTGGCACCCGGCGCTTGTCTCCCACCACACGCCATAGGATGCGAACGAGCCCCAGGTGGCAGCATCCAGGACTACCAGTGCAGTCACGTAGAATCCAGTCAGCAGGTTGGAGGATGCCAGGACGGCCACGAGCAGGCGGGTGGGTGAGACTGGGCAGCTGCGTGGAGAAAGCGTGGCAGCCAGGACCAGGCAGTTAAACAGGAGAGCCACCATGCAGATGAACCATATGGTGAGTCGAATCATCCAGCTGCCAAGCAGGTGGGCACACGGTTTAAATGCTCctgagagaggggggaaaaagcagAGCTTAATGTTAGCTACGACACAGTTAAATGAACAGGAGCAAATATGGAATATGGTTGACTTTTG is part of the Ictalurus punctatus breed USDA103 chromosome 27, Coco_2.0, whole genome shotgun sequence genome and harbors:
- the lgr4 gene encoding leucine-rich repeat-containing G-protein coupled receptor 4 isoform X2 produces the protein MNNITELPANVFKNLPYLEELRLAGNDLTFIHPEALFGLHQLKVLMLQNNQLKTVPSAALKNLHALQSLRLDANHITVVPEDSFQGLQQLRHLWLDDNSLTEVPVVPLQHQGNLQALTLALNRIGHIPDNAFANLSSLVVLHLHNNRIEEIGKNCFIGLDNLETLDLNYNNLKSFPEAIQTLPKLKELGFHSNNIAIIPEGAFHKNPLLRTIHLYDNPLSFVGRSAFLNLSDLHSLMLRGASMMQDFPSLSGTGNLESLTLTGTKISAVPADLCESLSVLRTLDLSYNEIEVLPSFQGCVSLQDITLQQNHIQQIERDTFHGLTNLRVLDLSRNELKFIHPDAFHSLSALTSLDLSMNLLASVPTAGLNALNQLKLTGNVNMRSSLSAAGLPKLRSISVPYAYQCCAFIACDGTLNSLEREDWGKGIGVDEEMERPPLLMHCSPSPGAFKPCAHLLGSWMIRLTIWFICMVALLFNCLVLAATLSPRSCPVSPTRLLVAVLASSNLLTGFYVTALVVLDAATWGSFASYGVWWETSAGCQALSVLAVFSSEWAVLVLPLAAVERSLAVRALMGKGGALRSCDRRGQRRKFGLAAGLMGVLAAGVAFLSLYQGAVEGSPLCLPFSGGLAPGLGVTVALVLLNTLAYLLSAVIYTRLYCGLGRAQLADPEQAGSVRHVAWLIFTNCIFFCPVAAFSFAPLLTGTGTAAGSPDMAKSVTLIFFPLSACLNPVLYVCFSPAFRHDWLRLRGRIRLGRGGKAIRTSSAGITGTGEGGVSSELGYECGMCERCEAALLARASSSSASSSSSSSCTCRHLVRWHSCPALPAGEVPCSRSEGDWADCGTLSAHSEYADEGDSFVSDSSEQAQACGRACFCQSRGLPLVHYSYNVPSVKD